The following proteins come from a genomic window of Heyndrickxia acidicola:
- the istA gene encoding IS21 family transposase, producing the protein MIYCRKILDLHLEGMSQRTISASTGHSRNTVASVIQTTKARGIQSLNDTMTDAWLNDFLFPEKQAVEKGYYPVDWERVHKELQKKNVTLKLLHYEYATEARLGKKIPYAYRTFTEKYGNYAKKYKTTMPIRRKPGEIMEVDWAGSTLTLQDRATWEKIPVYVFIATLPYSQYSYVEGFIDMKSPSWLTAHIHALEYFEGVPETMVPDNLKTGVTKPLRGEPILQEAYRELADYYHTVIVPSRVRKPKDKASVEGTVGYISRQIIAALRHYPFFHLEDLNHHISEKLEEINTTAFQKRPGSRREVFEEEEKPYLRPLPRTRYKLTEWKTAKVQPNYHIQVDRMYS; encoded by the coding sequence GTGATTTATTGTCGGAAGATTCTAGATCTTCATTTGGAGGGGATGAGTCAGCGTACAATTAGCGCGAGCACGGGTCATTCAAGGAATACGGTAGCTAGTGTGATCCAAACGACAAAAGCAAGAGGGATACAATCACTTAACGACACGATGACGGATGCCTGGCTAAATGATTTTCTGTTTCCTGAGAAACAAGCAGTCGAGAAAGGCTATTACCCGGTGGACTGGGAAAGAGTACACAAAGAACTTCAAAAGAAAAACGTTACATTGAAACTATTGCATTACGAATATGCCACTGAAGCACGCTTGGGAAAGAAGATCCCCTATGCGTACCGTACGTTTACTGAAAAATACGGGAATTATGCAAAGAAATATAAAACGACAATGCCGATACGTCGTAAACCTGGTGAAATTATGGAGGTTGACTGGGCAGGATCTACGCTTACCCTTCAAGACCGGGCCACATGGGAAAAGATACCAGTCTATGTGTTTATCGCTACACTTCCTTACAGTCAATACAGCTATGTTGAGGGGTTTATAGACATGAAGTCTCCGAGTTGGCTTACTGCCCACATTCATGCTTTGGAGTATTTTGAAGGCGTACCTGAGACGATGGTGCCTGACAACCTGAAAACAGGTGTGACCAAACCTCTACGAGGTGAACCAATTTTGCAGGAAGCATATCGAGAGCTAGCTGATTATTATCATACAGTGATAGTTCCAAGTCGTGTCCGCAAACCGAAGGACAAAGCAAGTGTTGAAGGAACAGTTGGCTATATTTCAAGACAGATTATTGCTGCTTTACGCCATTATCCTTTTTTCCATTTGGAAGATTTAAACCACCACATATCCGAAAAGCTTGAAGAGATTAATACTACTGCTTTCCAAAAACGCCCAGGGTCTCGTAGAGAGGTATTTGAGGAAGAGGAGAAGCCCTACCTTCGCCCTCTTCCTCGCACACGTTACAAATTGACGGAATGGAAAACAGCGAAAGTTCAACCGAACTACCACATCCAGGTTGATCGCATGTATTCATAA
- a CDS encoding glycosyl hydrolase family 28-related protein yields MNRRKFILNFILWILAFFFGFTFKKEDDIFNFKKNYSNLEDINAQSTENIQYPILDTETGVTSKNYPYGDVRRYGAVGDASKDDTQAFLNAISSTPSRGGKVFVPKAEYKITGTITLKSGVLLELDSQAEIWVDGDFHGIQLALNSRVNGGVITTSLSNYSHALIYIPSTIYAGVSYHVTGIRDMSIYGNGSGIGIFLDASSNSGYLDSVTFDNVAVAKIGTGIKLYTPLGSSAWTNGNQFTNISIQACKTDIDLENCGGNIFTGLQIQPSSGIEQVGINLVNSHLNQFLGQLWDPQNYPSGSAIKCDTTSQENFFSVGLDRFNANTITDNSTGGNVFISQTGIATNWLALTNTSSLPTATSQFRGRLAVVFGNGSTTADIVYICLESATGTYSWKQLISG; encoded by the coding sequence TTGAATCGGAGAAAATTCATATTAAACTTCATACTTTGGATTCTAGCTTTCTTTTTTGGGTTCACATTCAAAAAAGAAGATGATATTTTTAATTTCAAAAAAAATTATTCGAATTTGGAAGATATTAATGCACAGTCGACGGAAAATATCCAATACCCTATTTTGGATACAGAAACAGGAGTAACAAGTAAAAATTACCCTTATGGAGATGTAAGAAGATATGGGGCAGTCGGTGATGCATCTAAGGATGATACTCAAGCCTTCCTAAACGCTATTAGTTCTACACCTTCTCGGGGTGGAAAGGTTTTTGTCCCAAAAGCAGAATACAAAATAACTGGAACAATCACGCTTAAAAGTGGAGTTCTATTAGAATTAGACTCCCAGGCGGAAATATGGGTCGATGGAGATTTTCATGGTATTCAATTAGCCCTAAATTCAAGGGTTAACGGTGGCGTTATTACGACTTCTTTGTCAAATTATAGTCATGCGTTAATCTATATACCAAGTACCATATACGCAGGCGTTTCTTATCATGTAACAGGTATTCGAGATATGAGTATTTATGGAAACGGAAGCGGTATTGGAATTTTTTTAGATGCTTCCTCAAATTCAGGGTATTTAGATTCTGTTACTTTTGATAATGTTGCAGTTGCAAAAATAGGAACAGGGATTAAATTGTATACCCCATTAGGATCATCAGCTTGGACAAATGGAAACCAATTTACTAATATTTCTATTCAGGCTTGTAAGACTGATATAGACTTGGAAAATTGCGGGGGTAATATTTTTACAGGGTTACAAATTCAACCGTCTTCAGGAATAGAACAAGTAGGGATTAACCTTGTTAATTCACATCTTAATCAATTTTTAGGGCAACTATGGGACCCTCAAAACTATCCTTCAGGATCAGCTATAAAATGCGATACAACATCCCAAGAAAATTTCTTTTCTGTAGGTTTAGACAGATTTAATGCGAATACAATCACTGACAATTCAACTGGTGGAAATGTGTTTATATCACAAACTGGAATTGCCACTAATTGGCTGGCATTAACTAATACATCTTCACTTCCTACAGCAACGTCGCAATTTAGAGGACGGTTAGCGGTTGTTTTTGGGAATGGTTCAACTACAGCCGATATAGTTTATATCTGTTTGGAATCGGCAACAGGAACTTATTCATGGAAACAGTTAATTAGTGGTTAA
- a CDS encoding tyrosine-type recombinase/integrase, whose product MFNAEIYYDKYIVDWLKGKRYSISQQTYQVNESYIRNQIIPLLGDYSLSQLNPMILQQFINELIDKGLANSSVKRIFSIVHSSLDMAEKMQLIPKNYASFVHKPKLRRKELQVWDVREVQHFLTLASKDPYTYMAFHLALLTGMRQGEILGLRWIDIDFENQLLFVRQTLSHDGKEFIPGAKTASGVRSIALDQDTIQLLKRHLELVATDKDNKDYKDGGLVVCTNLGEKIPPRMIMRVWYKLLRDSHLPKITFHDLRHTHASLLLKNNVHPKVVSERLGHSSIQITLDTYSHLLPNMQKEAAGKFWQTLLSNFTN is encoded by the coding sequence ATGTTCAACGCCGAAATTTATTATGATAAATATATAGTAGATTGGCTCAAAGGAAAACGATACAGTATCAGTCAGCAAACCTATCAAGTTAATGAGTCCTATATTCGAAATCAAATCATCCCACTGCTGGGTGACTATTCTTTATCCCAACTCAATCCGATGATTCTACAACAATTCATCAACGAACTAATTGATAAAGGACTTGCTAATTCTTCCGTCAAACGCATCTTCAGTATTGTTCATTCTTCATTGGATATGGCAGAGAAGATGCAACTCATCCCCAAAAATTACGCATCTTTCGTTCATAAACCAAAGTTAAGACGAAAAGAACTGCAGGTTTGGGATGTTAGGGAAGTTCAACATTTCCTAACACTCGCATCAAAAGATCCCTATACCTATATGGCTTTTCATCTTGCCCTTCTGACAGGCATGCGGCAAGGTGAAATTTTAGGCCTCCGGTGGATCGATATTGATTTTGAGAATCAATTGTTGTTTGTAAGACAAACCTTAAGTCATGACGGAAAAGAATTTATTCCAGGAGCCAAAACAGCTTCTGGTGTTCGTTCGATTGCATTAGATCAAGACACCATTCAACTTTTGAAACGCCACCTCGAATTAGTGGCTACGGATAAAGATAATAAAGACTATAAAGATGGGGGGTTAGTCGTATGCACAAATTTAGGAGAAAAGATTCCCCCTCGAATGATCATGCGTGTTTGGTATAAATTACTTAGAGATTCTCATCTACCTAAAATTACATTCCATGATCTCAGGCATACCCATGCCTCTTTACTTCTAAAGAACAATGTCCATCCAAAAGTTGTATCTGAACGTTTAGGTCACTCATCCATACAAATTACGCTTGATACCTACTCGCATTTACTGCCGAATATGCAAAAAGAAGCTGCAGGGAAATTCTGGCAAACCTTATTGTCTAATTTCACGAATTAA
- a CDS encoding VanZ family protein produces the protein MPQMILKKHRNRKMLGLKWAMILLWGLVLCINTFTENLESLMSFQSVGFHWNWEPDYLSFFNMNDLTTIDPDFILVKTGHFMGFAIMDLLIYNLTRSHKRSILFSMIFAFMTEFFQLFFGRDGRLYDMCIDSIGIWCVYFLLKWGQTIKQAKD, from the coding sequence ATGCCTCAAATGATTCTTAAAAAGCATCGAAATAGAAAAATGTTAGGTCTCAAGTGGGCCATGATTCTGTTATGGGGACTGGTTCTTTGCATCAATACCTTTACAGAAAATCTGGAGTCGTTAATGAGCTTTCAATCGGTTGGTTTCCATTGGAATTGGGAGCCAGATTACTTATCCTTTTTTAATATGAATGATCTAACCACCATTGATCCAGATTTCATCCTTGTGAAAACTGGACATTTTATGGGGTTTGCAATTATGGATCTACTCATTTATAACCTCACTAGAAGCCATAAGCGATCCATTCTGTTTTCTATGATTTTTGCGTTTATGACGGAATTCTTCCAGCTGTTCTTCGGACGAGATGGAAGACTGTATGACATGTGCATCGATTCCATAGGAATATGGTGTGTGTATTTCTTATTGAAGTGGGGACAAACTATAAAGCAAGCTAAAGATTGA
- a CDS encoding LCP family protein produces MGRAEKHTRTKRSKLKIFGYSFLSFIVILVAGGSYIYYQLQPKNHFKNVPVVGSTDANASTLPKLASNTFNILLMGSDERKGEKIGHSDSMMLIHVDLNNHQYQAVSIPRDTRVHLAGYGYTKLTSVQYIIQATQGRLEGVKAAVQAIGELTNVPINYYVETNYEGFQSMANAVGNVEVHVPFDVTLTHPWYKANKGKVIPKGTQVLSGQMITELVHERDSLKNTDYGRQQLQEVALEGIAKSALQPGNIAHLPALISSLSDYLVATNMTKEDMISMGLAVKNFNHSQLHYHQLPGASKVMYDDVLKNNNDEVVLDPQEINSVMTKYFVN; encoded by the coding sequence ATGGGAAGAGCAGAAAAACATACACGTACCAAACGAAGCAAACTCAAGATCTTTGGCTATAGTTTTCTATCCTTTATAGTGATATTGGTTGCGGGAGGCAGCTATATATACTACCAATTGCAGCCGAAGAACCATTTTAAAAATGTGCCGGTGGTCGGTTCCACTGACGCAAACGCATCCACCCTTCCAAAGCTGGCGTCCAATACATTCAATATATTGTTAATGGGCTCCGATGAACGAAAAGGAGAAAAAATTGGACACTCCGATTCCATGATGCTAATCCATGTGGATTTAAACAACCACCAATATCAGGCGGTAAGCATTCCGCGTGACACCCGTGTCCACCTTGCAGGCTACGGATATACAAAGCTCACAAGCGTTCAATACATCATCCAAGCCACACAAGGGCGCCTGGAAGGTGTAAAAGCAGCCGTGCAGGCCATTGGCGAGCTGACTAACGTTCCAATCAACTATTATGTTGAGACAAACTATGAAGGCTTCCAATCTATGGCCAATGCCGTAGGAAATGTAGAAGTGCACGTTCCATTTGATGTCACCCTGACCCATCCATGGTACAAGGCCAACAAAGGCAAGGTCATCCCGAAAGGAACGCAGGTATTAAGCGGACAAATGATCACCGAACTAGTCCACGAACGGGATTCCTTAAAAAACACAGACTACGGAAGACAGCAGCTACAGGAGGTTGCACTTGAGGGCATCGCTAAATCAGCGCTGCAGCCAGGCAATATCGCACACCTGCCGGCATTGATCAGCTCCCTGTCTGACTATCTTGTTGCGACCAACATGACCAAAGAAGACATGATCAGCATGGGACTTGCCGTCAAGAACTTCAATCATAGTCAGCTTCACTATCATCAGCTGCCAGGAGCAAGCAAGGTTATGTATGATGATGTATTGAAAAACAATAACGATGAGGTTGTGCTCGATCCTCAGGAAATTAATAGTGTTATGACAAAGTACTTTGTCAATTAA
- a CDS encoding LysR family transcriptional regulator, translating into MDIEGIESFLTVAHMKSISKAAASLHITQPTLSTRIRKLEQTLGFPLLERSWNGVSLSRQGHYFLPYAIDCLRELTNASTTLGSFHELMALDESLAEKALPRTESIKIGMNIWLAPFFTDAILAELNTHFPKLDYQFFTKPTDTLKDMLTYNGIHMAVFYQNERKTGLYSRKLFEDEMVLLCSHEDWISIDKDVRNVGEMDKPFLVLDNPVLANNRRLIQSIRSRLDIKRCQIVDNINVMSSIIISKKGYTILPRTGLSQIAHLSSLPLKVIPLERRVPSIAIHMEYHASSPFLEPIQLIEKRLSAFQSVYAS; encoded by the coding sequence ATGGATATTGAAGGAATCGAGTCATTTTTAACCGTTGCCCATATGAAAAGCATCTCCAAAGCCGCTGCCTCTCTGCATATCACGCAGCCGACACTAAGCACACGAATTCGGAAGCTGGAACAAACCCTCGGATTCCCCTTGCTGGAAAGAAGCTGGAACGGTGTCAGCCTGTCCAGGCAGGGCCACTACTTTTTGCCGTATGCCATCGATTGTCTGAGGGAACTAACCAATGCCTCGACCACCTTAGGAAGCTTTCACGAGCTCATGGCCCTTGATGAGAGCCTTGCCGAAAAAGCCCTGCCCCGGACAGAAAGCATCAAAATTGGCATGAACATTTGGCTGGCCCCTTTCTTCACCGATGCTATTCTAGCCGAATTAAACACGCATTTCCCAAAACTAGACTACCAATTCTTCACCAAGCCGACCGATACCCTAAAGGACATGCTGACGTATAACGGCATTCACATGGCAGTGTTCTATCAGAACGAACGGAAAACAGGGCTGTACAGCCGGAAGCTGTTTGAAGACGAAATGGTCCTCCTCTGCTCTCATGAAGATTGGATTTCAATAGATAAGGACGTCCGTAACGTGGGAGAAATGGACAAGCCCTTTCTTGTGCTCGATAATCCTGTTCTCGCAAACAACCGGCGCCTTATTCAGTCCATCCGAAGCAGGCTCGATATCAAACGCTGCCAAATCGTCGACAACATCAATGTTATGAGCTCCATCATTATCTCAAAAAAAGGCTACACCATACTGCCAAGAACCGGGCTTTCCCAGATCGCCCATCTCTCTTCTCTTCCATTAAAAGTTATTCCGCTCGAAAGAAGAGTTCCAAGCATCGCCATCCATATGGAATACCATGCAAGCTCTCCATTCCTCGAGCCCATCCAGCTTATCGAAAAACGGCTCTCGGCATTTCAGTCGGTGTATGCCAGTTAA
- a CDS encoding Gp49 family protein: MVFIDSICPKCEEISHVEHHGEESLIITCKNNHIYKHLVTPTSRQHEITNEKRQKLEEMIVEKKFHRMSDKSTICLLIFDNGYEIEGRSTVRDIEDFRLVIGKDKAYDQALRKAMVALGGYLS, from the coding sequence ATGGTCTTTATTGATAGTATTTGCCCAAAATGTGAAGAAATTAGCCACGTAGAACATCATGGGGAAGAATCCCTGATTATTACGTGTAAAAATAATCATATCTACAAGCACTTGGTTACACCCACTTCCCGCCAGCACGAAATCACCAACGAAAAGCGTCAAAAGCTGGAAGAAATGATTGTCGAGAAAAAGTTCCACCGCATGAGTGATAAATCAACCATCTGTCTATTAATCTTTGATAATGGATACGAAATCGAAGGACGCTCTACCGTTCGCGATATTGAAGATTTCCGTTTAGTCATTGGCAAAGACAAAGCTTATGATCAAGCATTAAGAAAAGCAATGGTGGCCCTGGGCGGTTATTTATCTTAA
- a CDS encoding M20 metallopeptidase family protein — protein MPSTRVDELTEIIDKVKEWRRYLHRHPELSFEEEKTAQFVYDQLVSFGGLRVTRPTKTSVVASLMGSEPGKVLGLRADMDALPIHEETPVEYASETPGVMHACGHDGHTAMLLGAAKRLSQQRDEIKGEIRFIFQHAEELPPGGAQELVDAGVVDDVDYIVGIHLMSIIPRGKIGVVYGPVTANSDTFDVKIIGKGGHSSQPENSIDPVLMAAHFITNLQQIVSRNVDPGEKLVVSTTTLQAGIAKNVIPESVHIGGSVRSFLPEVRKQAASLIERVAKGVTEAHGGSYEFHYHKGYSSVINDAELTKKVEEFLIGEFGSEHVVRGEGSMGGEDFSAYLQKVPGCFIPVGAGNAEKGIVYPHHHPRFNIDEDALEDGVRIFINLSKKILND, from the coding sequence ATGCCAAGTACGAGAGTTGATGAGCTGACGGAGATTATCGATAAGGTTAAGGAATGGAGGCGGTATCTCCACCGCCACCCTGAGCTGTCATTTGAAGAAGAAAAGACGGCTCAATTCGTGTATGACCAGCTGGTGTCGTTTGGAGGGCTTCGGGTGACGCGCCCAACGAAAACCAGTGTGGTGGCTTCCTTAATGGGGAGCGAGCCAGGAAAGGTACTGGGCCTGCGGGCAGACATGGATGCTCTTCCGATTCATGAGGAAACGCCGGTGGAGTACGCCTCTGAAACGCCGGGCGTCATGCATGCCTGCGGCCATGATGGGCATACAGCCATGCTTCTGGGAGCAGCAAAACGCCTAAGCCAGCAGCGGGATGAAATCAAGGGTGAAATCCGGTTTATTTTCCAGCATGCAGAAGAGCTGCCGCCGGGAGGTGCCCAGGAATTGGTCGATGCTGGTGTGGTCGATGATGTGGATTATATCGTCGGAATCCACCTCATGTCGATCATCCCACGTGGAAAAATCGGTGTTGTCTATGGCCCGGTTACTGCTAACTCCGATACCTTCGATGTTAAAATCATAGGAAAGGGAGGTCATTCCTCACAGCCGGAAAATTCTATCGATCCCGTTTTGATGGCTGCACATTTTATCACCAACCTTCAGCAAATTGTTTCAAGGAACGTGGATCCCGGTGAAAAGCTTGTGGTGTCAACGACCACCCTCCAGGCGGGAATTGCCAAAAATGTGATTCCGGAATCTGTCCATATTGGCGGCTCGGTACGTTCCTTCCTGCCAGAGGTAAGAAAACAGGCAGCATCCCTAATCGAACGCGTTGCCAAGGGAGTTACGGAGGCGCATGGCGGTTCCTATGAGTTTCACTACCATAAGGGGTACAGCTCTGTCATCAATGATGCTGAGCTTACCAAAAAGGTCGAAGAATTCCTGATTGGAGAGTTTGGCAGCGAGCATGTCGTGAGAGGAGAAGGCTCCATGGGTGGAGAGGATTTTTCCGCTTATTTGCAAAAGGTGCCGGGCTGCTTTATTCCGGTGGGAGCGGGAAATGCGGAGAAAGGCATTGTGTATCCGCATCACCATCCGCGCTTTAATATCGACGAGGATGCCTTGGAGGATGGCGTAAGGATTTTTATTAATCTATCGAAAAAAATACTAAATGACTAA